The genomic region ATTCACCGAAACTTTTTGGGATCAGGCCATCCTCCCCGCCCTCACCGAATACATCGCAATCCCCAATGTCTCGGTGGATTTCGATCCCGATTGGGAAGTCCACGGCCATATGGAGCGGGCCCGGCAACTGGCCCTCGACTGGCTGGAAGCGCACGCCGAACCCGACTGGCGAATCCACGATCTGAAACAGCCGGGAAAAACGCCGCTGCTGCTGGTGGAAATCCCCGGCCGGGGCGAAGGAAACGTGTTGCTGTACGGCCACCTGGACAAGCAGCCGGAGATGGAGGGCTGGCGGGAAGGTTTGGGTCCCTGGCAGCCGGTGATCGAAGGCGACAAGCTCTACGGGCGCGGCGGCGCCGACGACGGCTACGCCTTGTTCGCCTCGGTGGCAGCGCTCAAGGTCCTCAGACAGCGAAACATCCCCCACGCCCGGGTGGTGATGCTGATCGAATTCTCCGAAGAGAGCGGCTCGCCCGATCTTCCCGCCTATCTGGACAGCTGCGCCGATCTGATCGGCACGCCGGATCTGGTGATCGCCCTCGATTCGGGCACCGGCGATTACGACCGGCTCTGGTCCACGACTTCGCTGCGCGGGATGCAGACTCTGACCGTGACCGTCCGCACGCTCGAAGAGGCGACTCATTCGGGGATCGCCTCGGGCATCGTGCCCGAATCGATGACCGTCATGCGCCAACTCTTGGACCGGCTGGAAGATCCCGCCACCGGCAGGTTCAAGCTCGACGCCCTGCACGCGGAGATTCCCGACATTCGCATGGAACAGGCCCGGTCGGCGGCCGACATCCTCGGCAAAGCGCAATTGGCGGGGCTGAATCCCTTGCCCGGTTTGAAGCCCTTGAACGACGACCCCTTGGAGCTGATCCTCAACAACACCTGGCGCCCGACCCTGTGCGTGGTGGGCCAGGACGGTCTCCCGCCGGTGCGCCAGGCCGGCAATGTGATGCG from Methylohalobius crimeensis 10Ki harbors:
- a CDS encoding M20/M25/M40 family metallo-hydrolase, translated to MNHSPAAFTTFTETFWDQAILPALTEYIAIPNVSVDFDPDWEVHGHMERARQLALDWLEAHAEPDWRIHDLKQPGKTPLLLVEIPGRGEGNVLLYGHLDKQPEMEGWREGLGPWQPVIEGDKLYGRGGADDGYALFASVAALKVLRQRNIPHARVVMLIEFSEESGSPDLPAYLDSCADLIGTPDLVIALDSGTGDYDRLWSTTSLRGMQTLTVTVRTLEEATHSGIASGIVPESMTVMRQLLDRLEDPATGRFKLDALHAEIPDIRMEQARSAADILGKAQLAGLNPLPGLKPLNDDPLELILNNTWRPTLCVVGQDGLPPVRQAGNVMRAYTTLKLSLRLPPTVPCQAARTAVEKALLADPPYGAQISVHFDQGGDGWEAPAPADWLLKASDEASHALYGNPAAYLGLGASIPFMNLLGRNFPEAQFLITGVLGPGSNAHGPNEFLHIPYAKKLTACVAHILARHFEHA